The Bacteroidota bacterium genome window below encodes:
- the thiF gene encoding sulfur carrier protein ThiS adenylyltransferase ThiF: MNFEEIKNNLETKIIGIAGAGGLGSNCAVALARVGIGKLIISDFDIVEESNLNRQYFFYNQIGEKKVDALKKNINKINPEVTVEIHNIKLTAETIIDFYKNCDIIIEAFDQASQKQMIIETVLTAFPKKVLISALGIAGFGKNNIIKARKDGNLYICGDEKTEVNNEEPPLAPRVGIIANMQANVAIDILLNKNLKEL, encoded by the coding sequence ATGAACTTTGAAGAAATAAAAAATAATTTAGAAACAAAAATAATTGGAATTGCCGGTGCTGGTGGCTTAGGTTCTAACTGTGCTGTTGCATTAGCTCGTGTTGGAATTGGAAAATTAATAATTTCTGATTTTGATATTGTTGAAGAATCTAATCTTAATCGTCAGTATTTTTTTTATAATCAAATTGGAGAAAAGAAAGTTGATGCACTAAAAAAAAATATTAATAAAATAAATCCTGAAGTAACTGTTGAAATTCATAATATTAAATTAACTGCTGAAACAATTATTGATTTCTATAAAAATTGCGATATAATTATTGAAGCATTTGACCAAGCAAGTCAAAAACAAATGATAATAGAAACAGTGTTAACAGCCTTCCCTAAAAAAGTATTAATCTCAGCTTTAGGTATTGCTGGATTTGGCAAAAATAATATTATCAAAGCAAGAAAGGATGGCAATTTATATATTTGTGGAGATGAAAAAACCGAAGTCAATAATGAAGAGCCTCCTTTAGCACCAAGAGTTGGAATAATAGCTAATATGCAGGCTAATGTTGCAATTGACATTTTGCTGAATAAAAATCTTAAAGAGCTTTAG